TCCGAACCAAACTCGACGTCCTTTTAGGTGATTCATATTCTAACAAGACTTGAGCCCATTCCTAAAACCCAGACTACTCATACAACCAAGGCCCCTGCCCTCATGAACTCTACACAACGCCGATCACGACCCAGTTGCCCAAATCCCCTCACAGTCAGTCATTTATGCCTTTGGAAACGCCTTGTCAAAATCCGTAAGAGTGCATCGGTACCTAAACTTGTTATCCTTTTGTCCCTGAAACGCCTCTCCGCAATTCTTCTCCGAAATAGGCATCAGCTCGACCCAAGGCTTGACGCCCTTCTCAGCAGCAAGTTCAAGAagcgcctccatctcctggTGATTACCAAGATGGCTCCCCGTCAACTTGGGCGCCCCGCCGGCAAACAAACCCGCCGTCATCTCCGGGAGCGCCTTGTCCGGAAGGCCAACCATGTGAAAGTCGGCCCCGGGCTTAAGAATCGACAAGTACGCCGCCATGTCAAACCTGTCCGTGGCATCGGCGCAATTCATGACAAAGTCAAACGTCGCCTTCCACGGCTCATTCCACCCCTTTTCCGTCGTGAGAATGACCTCCTTGGCGCCGAGCTGCCTGCCGTCGTCCTTCTTGCCAGGAGAATGCGAGAGCGCGTACGTCTCGGCGCCGAGAGCCGCGGCCCATTGCACAGCGAGATGGCCCAGGCCGCCGATgcccacgacgccgacgcgCTTGCCGGGGCCGACGTGGGCGCGCACCATGGGCGAGTACGTCGTGATGCCGGCGCAGAGCAGTGGCGCCGCGACGTTGGTGTCGAGCGCGTCGGGTATCTTGAAGGTGAAGTACTCGTGGGCCCGGATGTGCGAGGCGAGCCCGCCGTGCGCCCAGCTGCCGTCGGGATACTGGGCGTTGTACGTGTCCACGAGCTTGGGGCAGTAGTTCTcgttcttgtccttgcagAGGTGGCACTCGAGGCAGGCCCAGACTtgggcgccgacgccgacgcggTCGCCGACTTTGAGGTGCTTGACGTGCTGGCCGACCTGGACGGCTTTGCC
The Metarhizium brunneum chromosome 7, complete sequence genome window above contains:
- the ADH6_3 gene encoding NADP-dependent alcohol dehydrogenase 6, producing MGYPDTFQGFCVDGPTTWNTFHKSELKPKPFGDHDVDVEIAACSICSSDLHTVTGGWGDYKGPLCVGHEVVGKAVQVGQHVKHLKVGDRVGVGAQVWACLECHLCKDKNENYCPKLVDTYNAQYPDGSWAHGGLASHIRAHEYFTFKIPDALDTNVAAPLLCAGITTYSPMVRAHVGPGKRVGVVGIGGLGHLAVQWAAALGAETYALSHSPGKKDDGRQLGAKEVILTTEKGWNEPWKATFDFVMNCADATDRFDMAAYLSILKPGADFHMVGLPDKALPEMTAGLFAGGAPKLTGSHLGNHQEMEALLELAAEKGVKPWVELMPISEKNCGEAFQGQKDNKFRYRCTLTDFDKAFPKA